From one Streptomyces sp. NBC_01478 genomic stretch:
- a CDS encoding RHS repeat-associated core domain-containing protein, translated as MSWALAAAVATTLLGAPAVEAAAAVVTLAPKPVNVPAETSGSVPRDGAEPTRTEPVRATWPKAAEARISLSGMAAGKSAPVTPAAGGKATVQVGPASAAALVSSLAGTRSPLTAAPKDVDVKVLDRAQLAPAGGTGVGVRVTRRDGTGTPGPVRVAIDYSGFKDAYGGNFASRLRLVALPACALTTPKAKGCSHDTPKSVPITNDTAKNTITATVQADGDPAARVSVIQPNGSTLSQFQSAQTLAAATTDSGTVYALASGSSSDAGDYRASPLSPTGSWNVSKGSGAFTYNLPIDVPTPPAGSAPSLSLNYNSQSVDGMTSAVNTQAGTAGLGWDLGIGFIERRYRGCQDDGTGTGWVGDLCWDSPNSTTEPDGAVYVISLNGVTSQLVQDNDGTGWYHVLDDPGWRVQHLSGGYGSDDEYWVVSTQEGMRYYFGWGRSERQTGTATNSVLTVPVFGNNPGEPGYNGGVGVSTQAYRWGLDRVVDPNEVETAYFYEKEQNKYRSVLLTDQARTYDSAAYPVRIEYGWASQIAGAQLPAQVELRYVGRCVERMNDTDPLAKEPDPCPGISSNPSSYPDVPTDLMCDGTDGCKSITGETYSPTFFATKMLWDVKTWVRDNDSSAWDPAMQYQMKYGLPNPDGVIDANLWLDYVQRRGYGNGTDITLPTININGEWRDNQLGGGVLNFRRVTQIHGDLGAFTNVTYRNYDDQDTCDINSPPSESNNTQACFKQRWVPEGSTTEKTGWFKKYVVAKVSVDPGPGAGTANDGDPVMTTTYDYVGKPAWAYPNDPLVKDANESWTDWRGYQQVEVHTGTKDNAASTYYWLYRGMDGDRTSKTDSSATRSVTVDDGDSGSAAKTDSPWLAGRILEASDRDGTGQSHKRVWHEYWAYDTAQYDGLPDARFVRESKTTTHDLTSAGWREHIVKDEYDDADARSSTYGRPVRTNDWGLSSFDDNRCTTYGYAYNTDLFPSSQVQRWMVLQDDVRHYEADCAATDRLSKQNGHAVKLFDNAALATGSEPAANNKPGDANITTVLKYTDGTNYRITKYGYDAAGRTTSTTDGKNKTTTTLYQPNTSWPVSGVKVTTPDPDDTGPATAQSTTTWSSRLWGIPQQVLDANGQTTRTVLDAVGRVVQVFKPAQIANYPDGTPTAKFSYTITTSDNSEGVPDLVSTVPPKVTTQQLLSGSTFMTSYTYTDGLGRTRETQTLAPTGSGRTVVSTRYDTSGNVTGTSAPFYNASTAGSGMVLPTVANLPSYTDLLIDYAGRTTQSRLMALGNPQAQRQTLNNYHGDYVTEMPAVGERRNVYNDVFGQTSKIVEFGGSTYTTSYEYDRSGHLTKLTDAKGNISTYEYNWLGETTKSVELDTGTRLTQYDANGLVQQTTDGNNAVLTYAYDNLNRPLTVSKGSTVLTRKTYDTATGGIGRSATSTSYAGGYAYTTEAVKYDANGQLTDSKVTVPTDGNGLQGTYTATYGYDAAGHNNTVAYPATAGLPAETVTTSYDASGLEDKVTSSISGTTYVDGTDFDSLGRLTGRTYGVTGAANSAKRAYTYEDTTGTGWLKNITTTTTAKGTVQNDDYTYDLGGQITDLNDKTTGQHQCFNYDELNRISKAYTTLSTSGCTGPFAPDLATGTDPYQLDYTYDGAGNLQKVTDTKSTGAEVNDYVYPGYSADQSTYTPGATRPHAVSTVKTPTGTDSYGYDNAGQMTSKTVKGASTTLIWNELGQLVQTTGASATSYVYDADGNLLLRKGGAATVLYLGGQEIRKAGTTLTGTRYYADGASTVAMRTSGTGATVTWVMSDPQASTSVTVDSVTNAVTRRRYLPFGAQRSGTLPSGTDHGFLGKSEDSDTGLSVLGARMYDTKLGRFISTDPLRTPYTPQNMNLYSYSMNNPIAYSDPTGLEPHTDPCLYDLADCPKDVQESVGYDPGSGKVYPEKGTAVGDGSINEWIAKGKKQDTSKKLSEKTFDWLKKNLGYSGSQYMSRGEAAAWLQNAKDEWKGAINAFAGCYVLSTGSSDQCKKAVQHDYKDVFEKDEDKPWWSTAWDHVKGHIGDVVSIVLTIGCTAGVAFVTGGVGVLAATACAAGAAAIGGAINYRMSDDKRTWGGYAEATIWPVATSVVTAGAGGMATSLTARSALSGAAFRMMLGR; from the coding sequence TTGTCGTGGGCGTTGGCCGCGGCAGTGGCCACGACGCTGTTGGGGGCACCGGCGGTCGAGGCCGCGGCGGCGGTCGTCACGCTGGCGCCGAAGCCGGTGAACGTACCTGCCGAGACGTCCGGGAGCGTGCCGCGTGACGGCGCGGAGCCGACGCGGACCGAGCCCGTCCGGGCGACCTGGCCGAAGGCGGCCGAGGCGCGGATATCCCTGTCCGGCATGGCGGCCGGCAAGTCCGCTCCGGTCACCCCGGCGGCCGGCGGCAAGGCGACGGTCCAGGTCGGACCCGCCTCGGCGGCGGCCCTCGTGTCGTCCCTCGCCGGGACCCGGTCACCGCTCACCGCCGCCCCGAAGGACGTCGACGTCAAGGTCCTCGACCGCGCCCAACTGGCGCCGGCCGGCGGCACCGGCGTGGGCGTCCGGGTCACCCGGCGGGACGGCACCGGCACTCCGGGCCCGGTGCGCGTCGCCATCGACTACTCCGGCTTCAAGGACGCCTACGGCGGCAACTTCGCCTCCCGGCTGCGCCTCGTCGCCCTGCCCGCGTGCGCACTGACCACACCGAAGGCCAAGGGCTGCTCGCACGACACCCCGAAGTCCGTGCCGATCACCAACGACACGGCGAAGAACACGATCACGGCGACCGTGCAGGCCGACGGAGACCCGGCCGCCCGCGTCTCGGTGATCCAGCCCAACGGCTCGACGCTGTCGCAGTTCCAGTCCGCCCAGACCCTCGCCGCCGCCACCACCGACTCCGGGACGGTGTACGCGCTGGCGTCCGGCTCGTCGTCCGACGCCGGCGACTACCGCGCCTCCCCGCTGAGCCCGACCGGCTCGTGGAACGTCTCCAAGGGGTCGGGCGCGTTCACGTACAACCTCCCGATCGACGTACCGACGCCCCCGGCCGGCAGCGCGCCGAGTCTGTCGCTCAACTACAACTCGCAGTCCGTGGACGGCATGACCTCGGCCGTGAACACACAGGCCGGGACGGCCGGCCTGGGCTGGGACCTGGGCATCGGCTTCATCGAGCGCCGCTACCGCGGCTGCCAGGACGACGGCACCGGCACCGGCTGGGTCGGCGACCTGTGCTGGGACTCGCCGAACTCCACCACGGAGCCCGACGGCGCGGTCTACGTCATCAGCCTCAACGGCGTGACCTCGCAACTGGTGCAGGACAACGACGGCACCGGCTGGTACCACGTCCTGGACGACCCGGGCTGGCGGGTGCAGCATCTGTCCGGCGGCTACGGCTCGGACGACGAGTACTGGGTGGTCTCCACCCAGGAGGGCATGCGCTACTACTTCGGCTGGGGCCGCTCGGAGCGCCAGACGGGCACCGCGACCAACTCCGTGCTGACCGTCCCGGTCTTCGGCAACAACCCGGGCGAGCCCGGCTACAACGGCGGCGTCGGCGTCTCCACCCAGGCGTACCGCTGGGGCCTGGACCGGGTCGTGGACCCCAACGAGGTCGAGACGGCCTACTTCTACGAGAAGGAACAGAACAAGTACCGCTCCGTCCTGCTCACCGACCAGGCCCGCACCTACGACTCCGCCGCCTACCCGGTGCGCATCGAGTACGGCTGGGCCTCGCAGATCGCCGGCGCGCAACTGCCCGCCCAGGTCGAGCTGCGGTACGTGGGCCGCTGCGTGGAGCGGATGAACGACACGGACCCACTGGCCAAGGAACCGGACCCCTGCCCGGGCATCTCCAGCAACCCGAGCTCGTATCCCGACGTGCCCACGGACCTGATGTGCGACGGCACCGACGGCTGCAAGTCCATCACCGGTGAGACGTACTCGCCGACGTTCTTCGCCACGAAGATGCTGTGGGACGTCAAGACCTGGGTCCGGGACAACGACAGCTCCGCCTGGGACCCGGCGATGCAGTACCAGATGAAGTACGGCCTGCCGAACCCGGACGGCGTGATCGACGCCAACCTCTGGCTGGACTACGTCCAGCGCCGCGGATACGGCAACGGTACGGACATCACCCTGCCCACCATCAACATCAACGGCGAGTGGCGGGACAACCAACTCGGCGGCGGCGTACTGAACTTCCGGCGCGTCACCCAGATCCACGGAGACCTGGGCGCGTTCACCAACGTCACCTACCGGAACTACGACGACCAGGACACCTGCGACATCAACAGTCCGCCGTCCGAGTCCAACAACACCCAGGCCTGCTTCAAGCAGCGCTGGGTGCCCGAGGGTTCGACCACCGAGAAGACCGGCTGGTTCAAGAAGTACGTGGTCGCCAAGGTCAGCGTCGACCCCGGACCCGGAGCGGGCACCGCCAACGACGGCGACCCGGTCATGACGACGACGTACGACTACGTGGGCAAGCCCGCCTGGGCGTACCCCAACGACCCGCTGGTCAAGGACGCGAACGAGTCCTGGACCGACTGGCGCGGCTACCAGCAGGTCGAGGTCCACACCGGCACCAAGGACAACGCCGCCTCCACCTACTACTGGCTGTACCGCGGCATGGACGGCGACCGCACCTCCAAGACCGACTCGTCGGCCACCCGCTCCGTGACCGTCGACGACGGTGACAGCGGCAGCGCGGCGAAGACCGACTCGCCCTGGCTGGCGGGGCGGATCCTGGAGGCCAGCGACCGCGACGGCACCGGCCAGTCGCACAAGCGGGTGTGGCACGAGTACTGGGCCTACGACACCGCCCAGTACGACGGCCTGCCCGACGCCCGCTTCGTGCGCGAGTCCAAGACCACCACGCACGACCTGACCTCCGCGGGCTGGCGCGAGCACATCGTCAAGGACGAGTACGACGACGCGGACGCGCGCAGTTCGACGTACGGCCGCCCGGTCCGCACCAACGACTGGGGCCTCAGCTCCTTCGACGACAACCGCTGCACGACGTACGGCTACGCCTACAACACGGACCTGTTCCCGAGTTCGCAGGTCCAGCGCTGGATGGTGCTGCAGGACGACGTGCGCCACTACGAGGCGGACTGCGCCGCCACCGACCGGCTGAGCAAGCAGAACGGCCACGCCGTCAAGCTCTTCGACAACGCGGCGCTCGCGACCGGCAGTGAGCCGGCCGCCAACAACAAGCCCGGCGACGCCAACATCACCACCGTCCTGAAGTACACCGACGGAACGAACTACCGGATCACGAAGTACGGCTACGACGCGGCGGGCCGGACCACGTCGACCACCGACGGCAAGAACAAGACCACCACGACCCTCTACCAGCCGAACACGTCCTGGCCGGTCAGCGGCGTCAAGGTCACCACTCCCGACCCGGACGACACCGGTCCCGCGACCGCGCAGTCCACCACCACCTGGTCGTCCCGGCTGTGGGGCATCCCGCAGCAGGTCCTGGACGCGAACGGCCAGACCACCCGGACCGTGCTCGACGCGGTGGGCCGCGTCGTCCAGGTCTTCAAGCCGGCCCAGATCGCCAACTACCCGGACGGCACGCCGACGGCGAAGTTCAGCTACACGATCACCACGTCCGACAACAGCGAGGGCGTCCCGGACCTGGTGTCCACCGTCCCGCCGAAGGTGACGACCCAGCAACTGCTCTCCGGCTCCACGTTCATGACCAGTTACACCTACACCGACGGCCTGGGCCGCACCCGCGAGACCCAGACCCTGGCACCGACCGGCTCGGGCCGGACCGTCGTCTCCACCCGGTACGACACCTCCGGCAACGTCACCGGCACCAGCGCGCCGTTCTACAACGCCTCCACGGCCGGCTCCGGGATGGTGCTGCCCACGGTGGCGAACCTGCCCTCGTACACCGACCTGCTCATCGACTACGCGGGCCGCACCACCCAGTCGCGGCTGATGGCGCTGGGCAACCCCCAGGCCCAGCGGCAGACGCTGAACAACTACCACGGCGACTACGTCACCGAGATGCCGGCCGTCGGCGAGCGCAGGAACGTGTACAACGACGTCTTCGGCCAGACCTCCAAGATCGTGGAGTTCGGCGGGTCCACCTACACCACCAGCTACGAGTACGACCGCTCCGGCCATCTGACCAAGCTCACCGACGCCAAGGGCAACATCTCGACGTACGAGTACAACTGGCTCGGCGAGACGACCAAGTCGGTCGAGCTGGACACCGGCACACGGCTGACGCAGTACGACGCCAACGGCCTGGTCCAGCAGACCACCGACGGCAACAACGCCGTCCTGACCTACGCCTACGACAACCTGAACCGGCCGCTCACCGTGTCCAAGGGCAGCACCGTGCTGACCCGCAAGACCTACGACACCGCGACCGGCGGCATCGGCAGGTCGGCCACCTCCACCTCGTACGCGGGCGGCTACGCCTACACGACCGAGGCCGTGAAGTACGACGCCAACGGCCAGTTGACCGACAGCAAGGTCACCGTCCCCACCGACGGCAACGGGCTGCAGGGCACCTACACCGCGACCTACGGCTACGACGCCGCGGGCCACAACAACACCGTCGCCTACCCCGCTACCGCCGGGCTGCCGGCGGAGACGGTGACCACGTCGTACGACGCGTCCGGTCTCGAGGACAAGGTGACCAGCAGCATCAGCGGCACCACCTATGTCGACGGCACCGACTTCGACTCCCTCGGCCGCCTCACCGGCCGCACCTACGGCGTCACGGGTGCCGCCAACAGCGCCAAGCGCGCCTACACCTACGAGGACACCACCGGCACCGGCTGGCTGAAGAACATCACCACGACCACCACGGCCAAGGGCACCGTCCAGAACGACGACTACACCTACGACCTGGGCGGCCAGATCACCGATCTGAACGACAAGACCACCGGCCAGCACCAGTGCTTCAACTACGACGAGCTGAACCGGATCTCCAAGGCGTACACCACGCTGAGCACCAGCGGCTGCACGGGCCCGTTCGCGCCCGACCTGGCCACCGGCACGGACCCGTACCAGCTCGACTACACCTATGACGGCGCCGGCAACCTCCAGAAGGTCACCGACACCAAGTCCACCGGCGCCGAGGTCAACGACTACGTCTACCCCGGCTACTCCGCCGACCAGTCGACGTACACCCCGGGCGCGACGCGTCCGCACGCCGTCTCCACCGTCAAGACGCCGACCGGAACCGACAGTTACGGCTACGACAACGCCGGCCAGATGACGTCGAAGACGGTGAAGGGGGCGAGCACCACACTCATCTGGAACGAGTTGGGACAGCTCGTCCAGACCACGGGTGCCTCGGCCACGTCGTACGTCTACGACGCGGACGGCAACCTGCTGCTCCGCAAGGGCGGCGCGGCCACGGTCCTCTACCTGGGCGGCCAGGAGATCCGCAAGGCCGGCACCACCCTCACCGGCACGCGGTACTACGCGGACGGCGCCAGCACGGTCGCGATGCGCACCTCGGGCACCGGCGCGACCGTCACCTGGGTGATGTCCGACCCGCAGGCGTCGACGTCGGTGACGGTGGACTCCGTGACCAACGCCGTCACCCGCCGCCGCTACCTGCCCTTCGGCGCCCAGCGCAGCGGAACCCTGCCGAGCGGCACCGACCACGGCTTCCTCGGCAAGAGCGAGGACTCCGACACCGGGTTGTCCGTCCTGGGCGCCCGGATGTACGACACGAAACTCGGCCGGTTCATCTCCACGGACCCGCTGAGAACGCCGTACACACCGCAGAACATGAACCTGTACAGCTACTCGATGAACAACCCGATCGCCTACAGCGACCCGACCGGCCTGGAGCCGCACACCGACCCGTGCCTGTACGACCTCGCGGACTGCCCGAAGGACGTGCAGGAGTCAGTGGGCTACGACCCCGGCTCGGGCAAGGTCTACCCGGAGAAGGGCACAGCGGTCGGCGACGGGTCGATCAACGAGTGGATCGCCAAGGGGAAGAAGCAGGACACGTCGAAGAAACTCAGCGAGAAGACCTTCGACTGGCTGAAGAAGAATCTCGGTTACTCCGGGTCGCAATACATGAGCAGGGGCGAGGCAGCCGCGTGGTTGCAGAACGCGAAGGACGAGTGGAAAGGCGCGATCAACGCGTTCGCGGGCTGCTATGTCCTCTCGACGGGGAGTTCCGACCAGTGCAAGAAGGCCGTCCAGCACGACTACAAGGACGTCTTCGAGAAGGACGAGGACAAGCCCTGGTGGTCGACCGCATGGGATCACGTGAAGGGGCACATCGGAGATGTGGTCTCCATTGTCCTGACCATCGGCTGCACGGCTGGTGTCGCCTTCGTGACCGGAGGTGTGGGCGTCCTCGCGGCCACTGCCTGCGCGGCGGGCGCAGCCGCTATCGGAGGTGCCATCAACTACCGAATGTCTGACGACAAGAGGACCTGGGGCGGGTATGCGGAAGCCACCATCTGGCCGGTTGCTACCAGCGTTGTCACCGCGGGCGCCGGGGGTATGGCGACCAGTCTGACTGCCCGGTCGGCGCTCAGCGGGGCCGCGTTCCGTATGATGCTGGGTCGCTAG
- a CDS encoding phage baseplate protein: MGDALSGMSRRQLMKWAGGMLGTATLGSAATIALTSGTASAAVAASTKFDLTAPSSELLREIGLQDVRVLQSFSFDNTNKHIYTVNLIQGGRQLPGESRPYTGTERGANGDLAVTRLDLTGAEIGRMYLRGFGHGVAIAVEPSGNGAYLWTETDAVAATDSAGVTNGWGSKIARFKFVNGTVLTTDSSQVTKFSPVSGADRTTIAVDPVNSRLAVRYRVSGVFKFSLYELAAFKAGTFTPLATVTQPTGSAYSDFQGFTALGQYLYMIDGNAYTYADSTTTTPTNPDGNTYVTRIDWNTGTVSDRQLTRAAESLYYREPEGLAIQIPDTSNTAACRLVMGFASENSATDTDKMASFYYKSSLI, encoded by the coding sequence ATGGGTGACGCTCTTTCGGGGATGAGCCGCAGACAGCTCATGAAATGGGCCGGGGGAATGCTGGGAACGGCCACATTGGGTTCGGCCGCGACCATCGCCCTGACCAGTGGCACCGCATCCGCGGCGGTCGCCGCGTCCACGAAGTTCGACCTCACCGCGCCGTCGAGCGAATTGCTGCGGGAAATAGGCCTCCAGGACGTACGTGTCCTGCAGTCCTTCTCCTTCGACAACACCAACAAGCACATCTACACGGTCAACCTGATCCAGGGAGGTCGACAACTCCCCGGCGAATCCCGCCCGTACACCGGAACCGAGCGCGGGGCCAACGGCGACCTTGCCGTCACCCGCCTCGACCTCACCGGTGCGGAAATCGGCCGCATGTACCTCAGGGGATTCGGACACGGCGTCGCGATCGCCGTCGAACCCTCCGGGAACGGCGCCTACTTGTGGACCGAGACCGACGCCGTCGCCGCCACCGATTCGGCCGGTGTCACCAATGGCTGGGGCAGCAAGATCGCCCGCTTCAAGTTCGTCAACGGCACGGTCCTCACCACCGATTCGTCGCAGGTCACCAAGTTCAGCCCGGTGTCCGGAGCCGACCGCACCACCATCGCCGTCGACCCGGTCAACAGCCGCCTGGCCGTGCGGTACCGCGTCAGCGGCGTCTTCAAGTTCAGTCTCTACGAGCTCGCCGCGTTCAAGGCCGGCACCTTCACGCCACTCGCGACGGTGACGCAGCCGACCGGCAGCGCGTATTCCGACTTCCAAGGTTTCACGGCCCTCGGGCAATACCTGTACATGATCGACGGAAACGCGTACACATACGCGGACAGCACGACGACGACACCCACGAATCCCGACGGCAACACATACGTCACGAGAATCGACTGGAACACCGGGACCGTGAGCGACCGCCAGCTCACAAGGGCCGCGGAAAGCCTCTACTACCGCGAACCCGAGGGCCTCGCCATTCAAATCCCGGACACCAGTAATACGGCCGCCTGCCGACTGGTCATGGGATTCGCCTCGGAAAACTCCGCCACCGACACGGACAAGATGGCGAGTTTCTACTACAAGAGCTCCCTGATCTGA
- a CDS encoding glycosyltransferase family 2 protein produces the protein MPIKVSVVIPVYNPGKYIEDCIASLLRQSLPDDEYEAIFVNDGSTDDTPARLDRLAAEHANMHVIHQEASGWSGKPRNAGIAAAQGEFIQFVDNDDWLGDEALERMYNYGVENKADVIVGKMVGKGRGVPRELFRKNRPHATVDNAPLIDSLTPHKMFRKEFLDRHNLRYMEGRRRLEDHVFVTEAYLRAENVAVLSDYLCYYHIKREDAANAGFQRFDPVGYFKNLREALDVVEELTEPGPLRDKLFRRWLRNEMVERMRGQRLLKLPEDYRRELFDEIHKVVVERFGPGVAAGLPPAQQIVAALITAGRFADIEEFARWESGIKASGSLDGLAWDTGVLTVGFTAALTSGGEPLTFRNDGTKDLLVPPLSKESMEAVAQLGADTSAPLGKSKADVVLRERSSGAEFFQVVEITREKVAVEGREGHFRQVLRADSRVDPLAAANGAALDAGVWDVLVRISSCGWSKETRLGAVRSDAAGRGRGGAVVGSPSHLVLPYWTDPHGNLSLDVDQQTDRLSYEFAHLASADVTVTTDPGRLVVVLPFHVQGESAADLKLTNAESGRAVALPATLTARVTGDADLSADLPLDELAGGEWRLELTPPSTGDGKPVALPLALDVSASGGVVVKRLAAAAAELAAKDPGRRRPAPRPGATTILRRAAGKLRRALKK, from the coding sequence ATGCCCATCAAGGTGAGCGTGGTGATCCCGGTCTACAACCCGGGCAAGTACATCGAGGACTGCATCGCCTCACTTCTGCGTCAGAGCCTGCCGGACGACGAGTACGAAGCGATCTTCGTCAACGACGGTTCCACCGACGACACGCCCGCGCGCCTGGACCGGCTCGCCGCCGAGCACGCGAACATGCACGTCATCCACCAGGAGGCGTCCGGCTGGTCCGGCAAGCCCCGCAACGCGGGCATCGCGGCCGCCCAGGGCGAGTTCATCCAGTTCGTGGACAACGACGACTGGCTGGGCGACGAAGCTCTCGAACGCATGTACAACTACGGCGTGGAGAACAAGGCCGACGTCATCGTGGGCAAGATGGTCGGCAAGGGCCGTGGCGTTCCCCGGGAGCTGTTCCGCAAGAACCGTCCGCACGCCACTGTCGACAACGCCCCGCTGATCGACAGCCTCACCCCCCACAAGATGTTCCGCAAGGAGTTCCTCGACCGGCACAACCTCCGCTACATGGAGGGTCGCCGACGTCTTGAGGACCACGTCTTCGTCACCGAGGCGTACCTGCGGGCGGAGAACGTCGCGGTACTCAGCGACTACCTGTGCTACTACCACATCAAGCGTGAGGACGCGGCCAACGCAGGCTTCCAGCGCTTCGACCCGGTCGGCTACTTCAAGAACCTCCGCGAGGCCCTGGACGTCGTCGAGGAACTCACCGAGCCCGGCCCGCTGCGGGACAAGCTCTTCCGCCGCTGGCTGCGCAACGAGATGGTCGAGCGGATGCGCGGGCAGCGGCTCCTGAAGCTTCCCGAGGACTACCGCCGGGAGCTGTTCGACGAGATCCACAAGGTGGTCGTCGAGCGCTTCGGCCCGGGAGTCGCCGCGGGTCTGCCGCCCGCGCAGCAGATCGTCGCCGCGCTGATCACCGCCGGCCGGTTCGCCGACATCGAGGAGTTCGCCCGCTGGGAGTCCGGGATCAAGGCCTCCGGCAGCCTGGACGGTCTTGCCTGGGACACGGGCGTGCTGACCGTGGGCTTCACCGCCGCTCTCACCTCCGGCGGCGAGCCGCTCACCTTCCGCAACGACGGCACGAAGGACCTGCTCGTCCCGCCGTTGTCGAAGGAGAGCATGGAGGCCGTCGCGCAACTGGGCGCGGACACCTCCGCGCCGCTGGGCAAGTCGAAGGCGGATGTCGTTCTGCGTGAGCGCTCGTCGGGCGCCGAGTTCTTCCAGGTGGTCGAGATCACCCGGGAGAAGGTCGCCGTTGAGGGGCGCGAGGGGCACTTCCGGCAGGTGCTGCGGGCCGACTCGCGGGTGGACCCGCTGGCGGCGGCCAACGGTGCCGCGCTGGACGCCGGTGTCTGGGACGTCCTGGTCCGCATCAGCTCCTGCGGGTGGTCCAAGGAGACCCGCCTCGGTGCCGTCCGCAGCGATGCGGCCGGGCGCGGGCGCGGCGGCGCCGTCGTCGGCTCCCCGTCCCACCTGGTCCTGCCGTACTGGACCGACCCGCACGGCAACCTCTCGCTCGACGTCGACCAGCAGACCGACCGGCTCTCGTACGAGTTCGCCCATCTCGCCTCCGCCGACGTCACCGTGACGACGGACCCCGGCCGCCTCGTCGTCGTCCTGCCGTTCCACGTCCAGGGCGAAAGCGCGGCGGACCTGAAGCTGACGAACGCCGAGAGCGGCCGTGCGGTCGCGCTCCCCGCCACGCTGACCGCCCGCGTGACCGGTGACGCCGACCTGAGCGCCGACCTCCCGCTCGACGAGCTGGCGGGCGGCGAGTGGCGACTGGAGCTGACTCCGCCCTCGACCGGAGACGGCAAGCCGGTGGCCCTCCCGCTGGCCCTCGACGTCTCCGCGAGCGGAGGTGTCGTCGTCAAGCGTCTCGCCGCCGCGGCGGCCGAGCTGGCGGCCAAGGATCCCGGACGGCGCCGGCCCGCCCCGCGCCCCGGGGCGACGACGATCCTGCGCCGCGCCGCGGGCAAGCTCCGGCGGGCGCTGAAGAAGTAG
- a CDS encoding glucose-1-phosphate thymidylyltransferase, translating into MKALVLSGGSGTRLRPITHTSAKQLVPVANKPVLFYGLEAIADAGITDVGIIVGDTADEIREAVGDGSKLGIDVTYIPQDKPLGLAHAVLIASEFLGDDDFVMYLGDNFIVGGITGLVDEFRTEHPDAQILLTKVPNPTSFGVAELDANGRVKGLEEKPKEPKSDLALVGVYLFTPAIHEAVRSIEPSWRGELEITHAIQWLIDQRRDVRSTTISGYWKDTGNVADMLEVNRSVLETVEPRIEGTVDESSEIIGRVRIDAGAEVRGSRIVGPAVIGPGSVISDSYIGPFTSVSEGCRIDDSEVEYSIVLRDSSITGVRRVEVSLIGRNVQVTPAPRNPAAHRLVLGDHSKVQISS; encoded by the coding sequence ATGAAGGCTCTCGTTCTCTCCGGTGGCTCGGGCACCCGCCTGCGCCCCATAACCCACACATCGGCCAAGCAACTGGTGCCCGTCGCCAACAAACCCGTGCTCTTCTACGGCCTGGAGGCCATCGCCGACGCCGGGATCACGGATGTCGGGATCATCGTCGGCGACACCGCCGACGAGATCCGGGAAGCCGTCGGCGACGGCTCGAAGCTCGGGATCGACGTCACGTACATCCCCCAGGACAAGCCGCTCGGACTGGCGCACGCGGTGCTCATCGCGAGCGAGTTCCTCGGCGACGACGACTTCGTCATGTACCTCGGCGACAACTTCATCGTGGGCGGCATCACCGGCCTCGTCGACGAGTTCCGCACCGAGCACCCCGACGCGCAGATCCTGTTGACCAAGGTGCCCAACCCGACGTCGTTCGGTGTCGCCGAGCTCGACGCGAACGGCCGCGTCAAGGGCCTGGAGGAGAAGCCGAAGGAGCCCAAGAGCGATCTCGCCCTGGTGGGTGTGTATCTCTTCACTCCGGCGATCCACGAGGCCGTCCGCTCCATCGAGCCCTCCTGGCGCGGCGAGCTGGAGATCACCCACGCCATCCAGTGGCTGATCGACCAGCGCAGGGACGTGCGCTCGACGACCATCTCCGGCTACTGGAAGGACACCGGGAACGTCGCCGACATGCTGGAGGTCAACCGCTCCGTCCTGGAGACGGTCGAGCCCCGCATCGAGGGCACCGTCGACGAGTCCAGCGAGATCATCGGCCGCGTGCGCATCGACGCCGGCGCCGAGGTCCGCGGGTCGCGCATCGTCGGCCCGGCCGTCATCGGCCCCGGTTCGGTGATCAGCGACTCGTACATCGGCCCCTTCACCTCGGTCTCCGAGGGCTGCCGGATCGACGACAGCGAGGTCGAGTACTCCATCGTCCTGCGCGACTCCTCCATCACCGGCGTACGGCGGGTCGAGGTGTCCCTCATCGGCCGCAACGTCCAGGTCACTCCCGCGCCCCGCAACCCCGCGGCCCACCGTCTCGTCCTCGGCGACCACAGCAAGGTACAGATCTCTTCATGA